One genomic region from Mangifera indica cultivar Alphonso chromosome 17, CATAS_Mindica_2.1, whole genome shotgun sequence encodes:
- the LOC123200099 gene encoding calmodulin-binding receptor-like cytoplasmic kinase 3 isoform X2, with amino-acid sequence MEMVQIISLRMASALFSLLLLMQLPGIFASGFALQSKDCGAGLIAYLNSYDVELFYINGNLVDKTSFCKALRFHYANHCVLEGFFGSDYCELDLSPARLPYKVGRKILQKDREELETDGKQTSHLTDDNTDTKSLLTGNKVGVAAAGFVFLSCALVCPCLYRKRKATAHTVLSKDLNSMDSVSSFEMTSAPEKIPPSPLRVPPSPSRFTMSPKLSRIGSIHLNISQVIKATRNFSPSLQIGEGGFGTVFKAKLEDGQVVAIKRAKREQFDSLQNEFSSEVELLAKIDHRNLVKLLGYLDKGNERLIITEFVPNGTLREHLDGHHGKILDFNQRLEIAIDVAHGLTYLHLYAEKQIIHRDVKSSNILLTESMRAKVADFGFARLGLMGSDETHVSTKVKGTVGYLDPEYMKTYQLTPKSDVYSFGILLIEILTGRRPVELKKPVDERVTLRWAFRKFNEGALFDMVDPLMNEVVEVEILQKMFGLAIQCAAPIRNDRPDMKSVGEELWAIRADYLKSVKKG; translated from the exons ATGGAGATGGTGCAGATTATTTCATTGAGAATGGCGAGTGCTTTATTTAGTCTACTGCTACTTATGCAATTGCCAGGAATCTTTGCCTCTGGATTTGCTTTACAGTCTAAGGATTGCGGTGCCGGTCTTATAGCATATTTGAATTCTTATGATgttgaattattttatataaatggaAATCTAGTCGACAAAACTTCATTTTGTAAGGCTCTCCGATTTCACTATGCAAATCATTGTGTCTTGGAAGGATTCTTTGGAAGTGATTACTGTGAGTTAGACCTTTCTCCAG cTAGGTTGCCCTACAAGGTTGGAAGAAAAATTTTGCAAAAGGACAGGGAAGAACTCGAAACTGATGGTAAACAAACTAGTCATCTGACTGATGACAATACTGATACCAAATCTCTTTTGACCGGAAACAAAGTTGGTGTAGCAGCGGCTGGATTTGTTTTCTTATCTTGTGCTCTGGTCTGTCCTTGTTTGTATAGAAAAAGGAAAGCCACTGCACATACTGTTCTTTCCAAGGACCTGAATTCAA TGGATTCTGTTTCCTCCTTTGAAATGACTTCTGCTCCTGAAAAGATTCCTCCAAGTCCATTAAGGGTACCACCAAGTCCTTCTAGATTCACCATGTCTCCAAAACTCAGTAGAATTGGATCAATACATCTAAATATAAGTCAGGTTATCAAAGCTACACGTAATTTCTCACCATCTCTACAAATTGGTGAAGGCGGTTTTGGAACTGTCTTCAAAGCCAAGCTAGAAGATGGCCAGGTGGTCGCCATAAAACGAGCAAAGAGG GAACAATTTGACAGTCTGCAAAATGAATTCAGTAGTGAAGTTGAACTCCTAGCCAAAATTGATCACCGGAATCTGGTGAAACTACTTGGTTATCTTGACAAGGGAAATGAGCGCCTTATCATAACAGAGTTTGTACCAAATGGTACTCTTAGGGAACACTTGGATG GTCACCATGGAAAAATCCTTGATTTCAATCAGCGGCTTGAGATAGCCATTGATGTTGCTCATGGTCTAACGTATCTCCATCTGTATGCAG AGAAACAAATTATACACAGAGATGTGAAGTCATCCAACATTCTGCTGACAGAGAGCATGAGAGCAAAAGTGGCTGATTTTGGATTTGCCAGACTTGGTCTAATGGGTTCTGATGAAACACACGTTTCAACCAAAGTGAAAGGGACAGTTGGCTACCTTGATCCAGAGTATATGAAGACCTATCAGCTCACCCCCAAGAGTGATGTATACTCATTTGGAATTTTACTCATTGAAATTCTGACAGGCCGCCGTCCTGTGGAGTTGAAGAAGCCGGTTGATGAGCGGGTGACTCTTAGATGG GCCTTCAGGAAGTTCAACGAGGGAGCCTTATTTGATATGGTGGATCCTTTGATGAATGAAGTAGTAGAAGTAGAGATCCTCCAGAAAATGTTTGGTCTGGCAATTCAATGTGCAGCACCAATACGAAACGATCGGCCAGACATGAAATCAGTGGGAGAGGAATTGTGGGCAATCAGGGCAGACTATCTAAAGAGTGTGAAGAAAGGGTAG
- the LOC123200099 gene encoding calmodulin-binding receptor-like cytoplasmic kinase 3 isoform X1 — protein MEMVQIISLRMASALFSLLLLMQLPGIFASGFALQSKDCGAGLIAYLNSYDVELFYINGNLVDKTSFCKALRFHYANHCVLEGFFGSDYCELDLSPARLPYKVGRKILQKDREELETDGKQTSHLTDDNTDTKSLLTGNKVGVAAAGFVFLSCALVCPCLYRKRKATAHTVLSKDLNSMDSVSSFEMTSAPEKIPPSPLRVPPSPSRFTMSPKLSRIGSIHLNISQVIKATRNFSPSLQIGEGGFGTVFKAKLEDGQVVAIKRAKREQFDSLQNEFSSEVELLAKIDHRNLVKLLGYLDKGNERLIITEFVPNGTLREHLDGHHGKILDFNQRLEIAIDVAHGLTYLHLYAGDFVSSNCSCNLKKQIIHRDVKSSNILLTESMRAKVADFGFARLGLMGSDETHVSTKVKGTVGYLDPEYMKTYQLTPKSDVYSFGILLIEILTGRRPVELKKPVDERVTLRWAFRKFNEGALFDMVDPLMNEVVEVEILQKMFGLAIQCAAPIRNDRPDMKSVGEELWAIRADYLKSVKKG, from the exons ATGGAGATGGTGCAGATTATTTCATTGAGAATGGCGAGTGCTTTATTTAGTCTACTGCTACTTATGCAATTGCCAGGAATCTTTGCCTCTGGATTTGCTTTACAGTCTAAGGATTGCGGTGCCGGTCTTATAGCATATTTGAATTCTTATGATgttgaattattttatataaatggaAATCTAGTCGACAAAACTTCATTTTGTAAGGCTCTCCGATTTCACTATGCAAATCATTGTGTCTTGGAAGGATTCTTTGGAAGTGATTACTGTGAGTTAGACCTTTCTCCAG cTAGGTTGCCCTACAAGGTTGGAAGAAAAATTTTGCAAAAGGACAGGGAAGAACTCGAAACTGATGGTAAACAAACTAGTCATCTGACTGATGACAATACTGATACCAAATCTCTTTTGACCGGAAACAAAGTTGGTGTAGCAGCGGCTGGATTTGTTTTCTTATCTTGTGCTCTGGTCTGTCCTTGTTTGTATAGAAAAAGGAAAGCCACTGCACATACTGTTCTTTCCAAGGACCTGAATTCAA TGGATTCTGTTTCCTCCTTTGAAATGACTTCTGCTCCTGAAAAGATTCCTCCAAGTCCATTAAGGGTACCACCAAGTCCTTCTAGATTCACCATGTCTCCAAAACTCAGTAGAATTGGATCAATACATCTAAATATAAGTCAGGTTATCAAAGCTACACGTAATTTCTCACCATCTCTACAAATTGGTGAAGGCGGTTTTGGAACTGTCTTCAAAGCCAAGCTAGAAGATGGCCAGGTGGTCGCCATAAAACGAGCAAAGAGG GAACAATTTGACAGTCTGCAAAATGAATTCAGTAGTGAAGTTGAACTCCTAGCCAAAATTGATCACCGGAATCTGGTGAAACTACTTGGTTATCTTGACAAGGGAAATGAGCGCCTTATCATAACAGAGTTTGTACCAAATGGTACTCTTAGGGAACACTTGGATG GTCACCATGGAAAAATCCTTGATTTCAATCAGCGGCTTGAGATAGCCATTGATGTTGCTCATGGTCTAACGTATCTCCATCTGTATGCAG GTGATTTTGTTTCGTCCAATTGTTCCTGCAATCTCA AGAAACAAATTATACACAGAGATGTGAAGTCATCCAACATTCTGCTGACAGAGAGCATGAGAGCAAAAGTGGCTGATTTTGGATTTGCCAGACTTGGTCTAATGGGTTCTGATGAAACACACGTTTCAACCAAAGTGAAAGGGACAGTTGGCTACCTTGATCCAGAGTATATGAAGACCTATCAGCTCACCCCCAAGAGTGATGTATACTCATTTGGAATTTTACTCATTGAAATTCTGACAGGCCGCCGTCCTGTGGAGTTGAAGAAGCCGGTTGATGAGCGGGTGACTCTTAGATGG GCCTTCAGGAAGTTCAACGAGGGAGCCTTATTTGATATGGTGGATCCTTTGATGAATGAAGTAGTAGAAGTAGAGATCCTCCAGAAAATGTTTGGTCTGGCAATTCAATGTGCAGCACCAATACGAAACGATCGGCCAGACATGAAATCAGTGGGAGAGGAATTGTGGGCAATCAGGGCAGACTATCTAAAGAGTGTGAAGAAAGGGTAG
- the LOC123199919 gene encoding putative chloride channel-like protein CLC-g produces the protein MAAAIDSSNDYVQDHESITIPLLRGQRSSIFSSSQVAIVGSNVCSIESLDYEIAENDFFKEDWRTRGKAQIFQYIFMKWSLCFLTGLIVGLVGFFNNLSVENIAGIKFVVTSNMMLASKYGLAFLVFSVSNLVLTLLAAIITAFIAPTASGSGIPEVKAYLNGVDAPGILSFRTMIVKIFGSIFAVSSSLLIGKAGPMVHTGACVASFLGQGGSSKYGLTWKWLRFFKNDRDRRDLVTCGSAAGIAAAFRAPVGGLLFALEEMASWWRTGLLWRAFFTTAVVAILLRALIDVCLRGKCGLFGKGGLIMYDAYSENVSYHLVDVPPVLVLGIVGGILGSFYNFLLGKVLRVYNLINEKGVAYKVFLALSISIFTSCLLFGLPWLAKCLPCPSDASEQCPTIGRSGNYKKFQCPPGHYNDLASLIFNTNDDAIKNLFSRGTNSEFQYSSIIIFFITCFFLSILSYGIVAPTGLFVPAIVIGASCGRFVGMLVGDQSSLNHGLYAVLGAASFLGGSMRTTVSLCVVILELTNNLLLLPLIMLVLLVSKTVADAFNGNIYDLIMKAKGLPYLETHVEPCMRHLTVADVVTGPLQIFHGIEKVGNVVHVLKTTKHNGFPVIDEHLVSEKPVLYGLILRAHLLTLLKKKAFLSTPEPVGVEAFTEFSSVDFAKRGSGNIDKIEDIQLSSEEMEMFLDLHPFTNASPYTVVETMSLAKALILFREVGLRHLLVVPKTAARSPVVGILTRHDFMPEHILRLHPLLVRSRWKRFGILFPSLRKIC, from the exons ATGGCCGCCGCTATTGACTCTTCAAACGATTATGTTCAAGATCATGAATCTATCACCATCCCTTTACTTCGAGGCCAAAGATCCTCCATTTTTTCTAGTTCTCAAGTCGCCATTGTTGGCTCCAATGTCTGCTCCATCGAAAGTCTTGATTATGa gaTTGCTGAGAATGACTTTTTCAAGGAGGACTGGAGAACTCGTGGGAAAGCACAGATTTTTCAGTATATATTTATGAAGTGGTCTCTGTGTTTTTTGACTGGGTTGATTGTTGGGCTTGTTGGGTTCTTCAATAATCTTTCTGTTGAGAATATTGCAGGGATCAAGTTTGTGGTTACTTCTAATATGATGCTGGCCTCTAA GTATGGTTTGGCCTTTCTAGTGTTTTCTGTTTCCAATTTAGTACTTACTCTCTTGGCCGCAATTATCACTGCCTTTATTGCGCCAACGGCCTCAGGCTCTGGTATCCCCGAAGTCAAGGCTTACCTGAACGGAGTGGACGCGCCTGGTATACTTTCATTTCGGACTATGATTGTTAAA ATTTTTGGAAGCATTTTTGCAGTGTCTTCTTCTCTTCTAATTGGAAAGGCAGGGCCCATGGTGCACACTGGTGCATGTGTTGCATCATTTCTGGGGCAGGGTGGGTCAAGTAAATATGGCCTAACATGGAAATGGTTACGTTTCTTCAAAAATGACCGAGATAGGCGAGATCTTGTAACATGTGGATCTGCTGCTGGAATTGCTGCTGCCTTCCGTGCTCCAGTTGGTGGTTTGCTGTTTGCTCTTGAAGAAATGGCATCTTG GTGGAGAACTGGCCTTCTGTGGAGAGCTTTCTTCACAACCGCTGTTGTTGCTATCCTGCTCAGGGCTCTGATTGATGTTTGCCTTAGAGGCAAGTGTGGGCTATTTGGTAAAGGGGGACTGATAATGTATGATGCATATTCAGAAAATGTTTCATATCACCTTGTGGATGTTCCACCTGTGCTTGTTCTTGGAATTGTTGGGGGCATATTGGggagtttttataattttcttctggGGAAAGTTCTCCGGGTTTATAATCTTATTAATGA GAAAGGGGTTGCTTACAAAGTCTTTCTTGCCTTGTCAATCTCAATTTTCACATCCTGTCTTCTGTTTGGATTGCCGTGGCTTGCAAAATGCCTTCCTTGCCCATCCGATGCATCAGAGCAATGTCCAACTATAGGCCGGTCTGGGAACTACAAGAAATTCCAATGTCCTCCAGGTCATTACAATGATCTTGCGAGCCTCATTTTCAATACAAACGATGATGCTATCAAAAATCTTTTCAGCAGGGGCACCAATTCTGAGTTTCAATAttcatcaattattatattttttatcacctGCTTTTTCCTCAGTATTCTTAGCTATGGGATTGTTGCTCCTACTGGTCTTTTTGTACCTGCCATTGTTATAGGGGCATCTTGTGGGCGTTTTGTTGGAATGTTAGTTGGTGATCAATCGAGTCTTAATCATGGCCTCTACGCTGTGCTAGGTGCTGCTTCGTTTCTTGGTGGATCTATGCGGACAACAGTCTCTTTGTGTGTTGTTATCCTCGAACTGACCAATAATCTACTATTGCTACCCTTGATAATGCTGGTTCTTCTTGTTTCAAAGACTGTAGCAGACGCTTTTAATGGCAACATATATGACCTGATCATGAAGGCAAAAGGCTTACCTTACCTAGAAACTCATGTTGAGCCTTGCATGAGGCACCTGACTGTTGCTGATGTAGTTACTGGCCCCCTTCAAATTTTTCATGGCATTGAGAAGGTTGGTAATGTGGTTCATGTTCTCAAAACAACAAAGCATAATGGGTTTCCCGTGATTGACGAGCATCTAGTTTCTGAAAAACCCGTTCTCTATGGTTTAATCCTTCGAGCCCATCTTCTTACATTGCTGAAAAAGAAAGCTTTTCTGTCAACTCCAGAGCCGGTTGGCGTAGAAGCTTTTACAGAGTTCTCATCGGTGGATTTCGCAAAGAGGGGTTCCGGCAATATTGACAAGATAGAAGACATCCAATTGTCATCAGAAGAGATGGAAATGTTCTTAGATTTGCATCCTTTTACTAATGCATCACCTTATACTGTGGTGGAGACAATGTCACTTGCAAAGGCTCTCATTCTTTTCCGAGAAGTTGGTTTGAGGCACCTGCTGGTGGTACCTAAGACCGCTGCT AGATCGCCTGTTGTGGGCATATTGACAAGGCATGACTTCATGCCTGAACATATATTGCGTTTGCATCCTTTGCTGGTAAGGAGTAGGTGGAAAAGGTTCGGAATTCTCTTCCCCTCATTACGCAAAATCTGTTAG